The following are from one region of the Paenibacillus sp. KS-LC4 genome:
- a CDS encoding pentapeptide repeat-containing protein gives MMQNITRKFELHRKWVETSGKEGDKLRLQEVDFRNFDLSDRFLEQANIINCIFNNLNLKNKDFHASVLCSSTYESANIDTCDFYKTDLSYTNFSSATLTSVRFARSDCWEATFKNASLMDCNLSAISFTLTDFSNARLNNVDISESRFENVSFNGVILENIKGIDEANFHSINIGTPENPIILLGQEAARWVKDNSLNNQ, from the coding sequence ATGATGCAAAATATTACTAGGAAATTTGAATTGCATAGAAAATGGGTTGAGACAAGCGGTAAAGAAGGAGATAAATTAAGGCTGCAGGAAGTGGATTTTAGAAATTTTGATTTATCTGATAGATTTTTGGAACAAGCAAATATAATAAATTGTATTTTTAATAATCTTAATTTAAAAAATAAGGATTTTCATGCATCGGTTCTATGCTCATCAACTTATGAAAGTGCTAATATAGATACCTGTGACTTCTATAAAACAGATTTATCATATACTAATTTTTCTAGTGCAACTTTAACTAGCGTTAGGTTTGCTAGAAGTGATTGTTGGGAAGCAACGTTTAAAAATGCCAGTTTAATGGATTGTAATTTGTCGGCTATTAGTTTTACGTTAACAGACTTTAGCAATGCGAGATTAAATAATGTAGATATAAGTGAATCAAGGTTTGAAAATGTGTCATTTAATGGAGTGATATTAGAAAATATTAAAGGAATTGATGAGGCGAATTTTCATAGCATTAATATCGGTACTCCAGAAAATCCAATAATTCTATTAGGTCAAGAAGCTGCAAGATGGGTAAAAGATAACAGTTTGAATAATCAGTAG
- a CDS encoding S-layer homology domain-containing protein, producing the protein MNKYKLNITAGLLAVGVLVSSGGVQAKAQASSESSQVGLRQTYASTSVTPAFTDIKGHWAEATIKQAVADGYLKGYANGKFKPNGLITRAELASVLVRITNNKNDGGKVNFTDVPSSYWAASAINSAVGAGFIKAGDATGGKFNPNQAMTRYDMAKWFTQGLVRSEESFATALKEVEGTLLPFTETYKVGISKTQVPYIAIARGTGLMKGKPDDSFGLNDTTTRAEVAVMIYRYLKIEGSKAESYKGLNELREVGVYGTNAVSLGKATGGISLSKKPATIYDVMGKDLALKYNRGTMVMNRFIVVDNLQPLGSEDRSIFADMFTRVQGTSFSIYTEVTVTAKVEFADPTSYSNSFDWIAGSRIHSKEDLFDVYGYTTVPNRFGPLQKHQTFADFLPIGEPVRFWQKSRYPDAAIDIKAADGTWGIVELHR; encoded by the coding sequence ATGAATAAATACAAATTAAACATAACAGCAGGACTGCTAGCAGTAGGGGTGCTTGTATCAAGTGGAGGCGTCCAAGCTAAAGCACAAGCAAGTAGTGAATCAAGCCAGGTAGGTTTAAGACAAACGTATGCAAGTACGTCTGTCACTCCTGCTTTTACAGATATAAAGGGACATTGGGCAGAAGCGACGATTAAGCAGGCGGTAGCAGATGGCTACTTAAAAGGGTATGCAAATGGAAAGTTCAAGCCTAACGGGCTGATTACAAGAGCAGAACTAGCTAGCGTATTGGTTCGCATAACGAACAATAAAAATGACGGCGGGAAGGTTAATTTTACGGATGTGCCAAGCAGCTACTGGGCAGCAAGTGCGATTAATAGTGCAGTTGGAGCGGGTTTTATTAAGGCCGGCGATGCAACGGGCGGGAAATTTAATCCGAACCAAGCGATGACTAGATATGATATGGCGAAGTGGTTCACGCAAGGTCTAGTTCGCAGTGAGGAAAGCTTTGCAACGGCACTAAAGGAAGTGGAAGGAACGCTTTTGCCATTTACGGAAACGTATAAAGTTGGGATTAGCAAGACTCAAGTGCCTTACATAGCGATAGCACGCGGGACGGGTCTGATGAAAGGAAAACCGGATGATAGCTTTGGGCTAAATGATACGACCACACGTGCAGAAGTCGCTGTAATGATCTATCGTTATTTAAAAATAGAGGGAAGCAAGGCCGAGAGTTATAAAGGTTTAAATGAATTAAGAGAAGTCGGCGTGTACGGGACGAACGCGGTTAGTTTGGGTAAAGCGACAGGCGGGATATCGCTAAGTAAGAAGCCAGCTACCATCTATGATGTAATGGGGAAAGATTTGGCCTTGAAATATAACAGAGGCACGATGGTTATGAACCGTTTTATCGTTGTAGATAACTTGCAACCGCTAGGCAGTGAGGATCGGAGTATTTTTGCAGATATGTTTACGCGTGTTCAAGGAACCTCATTCAGTATTTACACCGAGGTTACGGTAACGGCAAAAGTAGAGTTTGCTGATCCTACCTCCTATTCGAATTCATTTGACTGGATAGCAGGCTCCCGAATTCATAGTAAGGAGGATTTGTTTGATGTGTATGGCTATACAACAGTGCCAAATCGATTCGGACCTTTACAGAAGCATCAAACGTTTGCAGATTTTTTACCAATAGGTGAGCCTGTGAGATTTTGGCAAAAATCGAGATATCCCGACGCAGCTATTGATATTAAGGCGGCAGACGGAACATGGGGCATTGTGGAATTGCACAGGTAG